The window AGTCAAAGCTTTAAGATTGAATGGGACTTGTAATTTCCTTGAATTATGCAAAGATTCAAGTCTATGGAGGGTTGGTTGTCAACCAAAGCATGggtttgaataaattaaaacattactTTAATTATTCTCTAGCATACAAAGACTTCTTCTACCCTCTACAAATTAATAACTCATACCACGGGTATTTTTCGTGCTCGATACTTCAAATCAGAGAAGATTTAggggtgttcatatgactcgatAACTAACTATTTCAGTCCGCTCAACCAAACCATAAGaaggttggattggattgaatttttggaaaGTTGGAAATTTGGGTCGGTTCgtgagttgacattttttggtTGGGTCAACCCCACCAACTCGAGAAGAAggttacaactcaacccaacctatCATATCCAAATTTCAAGCGCATCGAAACATTGGGTGTGACCCATAGACGGTGCATGGTGATGATGAAAGTAAGAGAAGGTAGAAGAAACAGGGTGTGTGTAAAAGGAACGTGAACTATGAATCATGGACTCTACAAATGCCTCAAGTCGACATTCCTTTGTGACGGCTGAGCTCCCAAGCACTCTCTCGACTCGACAAGTGTCCTCACGAAtctgaaaaaaggaaaaatagaacCGGGTGAgtgtataaaaatatatacagtaaacaacctacttgtaggctcttattTTATCCTTAACCTAACAGATACCcagaatatttaatgtttgtaaCCGATAATAGTGATGAGTTGGATTGTGAATTTTATTTGGGTTGCTTCGACCACTGACACAACctgttcaaaattttggatcagttcaaaatatttatccaACCGGATTCCGGCACCAccttaataaaattaacaaaaaaaaaaaaaaaaaaaaaactttaaNACCTTATTAATAGACTCAGCTCGGTAGGTAGAATTTAATTCACAgctacttttattattattattttttaatttttatgtttaataataataacaataaaagaataagTGCTTTgactttccatttattttaaattataaaattagaaagtttttaatttatttattttcaaattggtCTTTGTAtcactttcaaaaatatttccatttctattttattttatgattttttttggtgAATGTTATAATGTCTTACTACTTTAATTGTAATCAAATTGGTTTACTTTGACTaaggaaaattcaaattttaattgtctaagtattttttattaaaaatattttagtgtATCAGTCGAGTGGTAATTTACCAACggtaaaatttaaacttgatACAGggtaaaaatcaaaatactaaattaataaaaataattttaaatttagtcatttatctaataaaaaaaaactcataaattttcaaaaattttaatattatccttaaattaaaaaaaaaaaaaaaaaccttaaattttcagaaaaaaaaaattaaaaaaatatattttccgtcaatattttgttttaaaaataccttaaagtataccatttttttacagtaaatttttttaaactttatttataaaaattaaaatgtcagattaaaattttataggtattttttaaaaattattttacaaaatttaaggatatttttgaaagaaaataaaatattaataatttttcgtcaaaattaacataaaaattaattaatttttttttttttatttttttgaaaatataaggatattattgaattttttttttttaaagtttagagatcatttaaaaataaattaaagattataaatgtatttttattaatttagtgaaattaaaattaaaatctccTTAAACTATTTAGATTAATTtggtaaatatttaatttattttgcgCGGGTTGAGCGGAACGGAACGGAAGAGGTTCTTTTCTTCCGTTTTCAGTTTGGTTTCGTGTGTGAAATCTCCGGCGGTGGCCCCCCTGATTGTAATACCCGCAACAACCACCGCAGTAAAATAGGGGTACTTTCGTAATTCAACCTtggaaaaattataataataaaaaaaaactttgaagtttTCACTCTCGCCGTCGTCTCCGCCTCGCTGAATCCAAATGCTCAAAACTTCTCTCTGTTTTCATCTCTTCCAATTGTTCTTCgccttccattttccttctcaatCTCTCCATGAGTTAACTGCTACTCTATGATCTCTGTGACCTTCCCCAATGGGTTGCGTTCTTGGCAGACAAGTCGCCAATGATTCCCGGAGCCCATCCAGACCTCCCCGTCGCCGTCGGAGCACTGATCACCACTCTCATGTCGACGGAGTTAATGGCAAGAGTGTTATGGAACAGAGGATATCGGCAGAAAAACAAGGAGTTAGGCAGGATGTGGATTCCTTGTCTGTAGAGCACCGGAGGCCTTCACCGAGTATTTGTCAGAGAAATGAGCAAGGCTGGCCGGCGTGGTTGCTAGAGGTTGCCGGTGAGGTGATGGAAGACTGGACGCCTCGTCGAGCTAATACATTTGAGAAGCTTGCTAAAGTGTGTGCCACGAGTTCATGATCGTTTTGTTTTTCGCTTCTTGTCTCGATTCGTTAGTTGTAGAAATTTTGTgtgatttttggtttttggtgATTCAGATAGGGCAAGGGACGTATAGCAATGTGTACAAGGCGAGGGATCTTATTACCGGCAAAATTGTTGCTCTGAAGAAGGTCAGGTTTGATAATTTAGAACCGGAGAGCGTAAGATTTATGGCCAGAGAGATTTTGGTTCTGAGACGCCTCGATCATCCCAATGTGCTTAAGCTTGAGGGCTTAGTTACTTCCAGAATGTCGTGTAGTCTTTACTTAGTGTTCGAGTATATGGAACACGACCTCGCTGGACTTGCTGCCGGACAAGGAGTCAAGTTCACGGAACCTCAGGTATCTATCTGTTCCAGTTAATGCAGATTGTTTCTAATATCGGTTGAACCTGagaattttttcctttttgagcatgaattttgttggtttttgtGTAATTGACATTTTTCAGGCGGATTTTGCTTCGGTTTTAAATTGATGTTCTAGCCCgcttttcttctcatttgtTCCAAGTCTCATTGTTTCTGCAAACTTTTTGCccttgttcttccttttgtcttcttccAGGCATATTTAGCAGGTTTTCTGCCTAATTtcatgctttaatttcatgcTTATTACTTCAATTAGCAACAAGAGGACAAAATTGTTATGAATTTCTGAATCAGTAAATGTTGTGCTGTTCTTAATTTGGTTCCGGTTGGGTCGAGATTAATAATTCTCAGAATTGGATTGTGACAGGGTTAGATAAGAAAATACGTTCTTAGTTCTTGAACATCTTTGTACATTTGAATTCAGATATTACTTCTCGGTTCTACGTGTTggaggatgaaagtcccacctcgGTTAATTTAAGGGAATGatgatgggtttataatcaaataatactatctccattagtgTGAGGCCTTTCGAGGAAGCTCAAAGCAGAGCCaggagagcttatactcaaagtggacaatatcataccattgtggagagtcgtgttcatctaacatagtatcagagtcatgccctaaacttagtcgtgccaatagattggtaaatcctcaaatgtcgaacaaaggactccaaaagaaaaggagtcgagcctcctcgaaggcatagtaaaaaaatgacgaagactccaaaaaaaaaaaggagtcgagcctcgattaaggggaggcgtactttgttcaaggggagatgttggatgatgaaaatctcacatcggctaatttagggaatggtcatgggcttataatcaaataatactctctccattcgtgtgaggccttttcgagaagcccaaagcaaaaccatgagagcttatgctcaaagtggacaatatcataccatcgtagagagtcgtgttcatcaaCCCAAAACTTTCACTTCACTTAAAAGACATGGTATTATACTATCAGAATTCAAGTTCAATCGCAtgttgaaaattaaatcagCCACAAGATTGTTTGTGTGCCTTTAGTTTCTGTTATTTATTACCTCCTTAAGTCCTGCATTGATATTGtcaaaaacatgaaaagacTGGCTGTAACTTTTCTACCAGGTTAAATGCTACATGAAGCAATTATTGTCTGGGCTTGAACATTGTCACAATCGAGGAGTTTTGCATCGTGATATAAAGGGTTCCAATTTGCTAATTGACAACGAAGGAATACTTAAAATAGCTGATTTTGGGTTAGCTACTTTTTTTGATCCTCAACAGAAGCAACATATGACTAGTCGAGTAGTAACCCTTTGGTACCGTCCTCCTGAACTATTGCTTGGAGCTACTCTTTATGGTATAGGGGTTGATCTTTGGAGTGCTGGCTGCATCTTGGCCGAGCTGCTCGCTGGGAGGCCAATCATGCCAGGAAGGACAGAGGTCTTGCTACTTCTGATCTCTATTCCTCCTCGCCTATATTCTTACTTCGTAACCTTTTTCTCTGATGCTTATTATATTGTGCCAGGTCTTGGAAGAATTAAATTCGCTGATCCATTAACTTTGATGCTATTAATATTGAACCCATAATGATtaggaaaaataattgatttggTCATTAAATATTCAATGAACTTATATCTTAGATGTTGCATGATATTTCAAGCATTTGAATCCTCTAAAAGAGA is drawn from Cucurbita pepo subsp. pepo cultivar mu-cu-16 chromosome LG09, ASM280686v2, whole genome shotgun sequence and contains these coding sequences:
- the LOC111802162 gene encoding probable serine/threonine-protein kinase At1g54610; amino-acid sequence: MGCVLGRQVANDSRSPSRPPRRRRSTDHHSHVDGVNGKSVMEQRISAEKQGVRQDVDSLSVEHRRPSPSICQRNEQGWPAWLLEVAGEVMEDWTPRRANTFEKLAKIGQGTYSNVYKARDLITGKIVALKKVRFDNLEPESVRFMAREILVLRRLDHPNVLKLEGLVTSRMSCSLYLVFEYMEHDLAGLAAGQGVKFTEPQVKCYMKQLLSGLEHCHNRGVLHRDIKGSNLLIDNEGILKIADFGLATFFDPQQKQHMTSRVVTLWYRPPELLLGATLYGIGVDLWSAGCILAELLAGRPIMPGRTEVEQLHKIFKLCGSPTEDYWKKYKLPNATLFKPQHPYKRCIAETFKDFPSSSLPLIESLLTMDPDGRGTASAALNSEFFTTNPLACEPSSLPKYPPCKELDIKLRDEEARRRRRLSGKAXIFFF